One window from the genome of Spiractinospora alimapuensis encodes:
- a CDS encoding DUF6412 domain-containing protein, with protein MHFVIALLEFLYLGTLPFEFSAAAPGTPGMSGAFALLAVTAAAFLALRLVRGFSSWPAGDAAPDAVRAMRRKSERLQVVPLRAPDTPGRPRPRAPGAALVAAR; from the coding sequence GTGCACTTCGTCATCGCCCTCTTGGAGTTCCTATACCTGGGGACCCTGCCGTTCGAGTTCTCCGCCGCGGCTCCCGGAACGCCGGGGATGTCCGGGGCGTTCGCGCTGCTCGCGGTTACCGCGGCGGCGTTTCTCGCGTTGCGGTTGGTGCGTGGGTTCTCGTCCTGGCCCGCCGGAGACGCCGCTCCGGACGCCGTACGTGCCATGCGCCGCAAGTCCGAACGACTACAGGTCGTTCCGCTGCGGGCGCCCGACACGCCCGGTCGGCCCCGGCCCAGAGCACCGGGAGCGGCCCTCGTGGCCGCTCGCTGA